In Halobaculum magnesiiphilum, the following proteins share a genomic window:
- a CDS encoding DMT family transporter — MGAIVALAYVFWRADEPVPRSRADLGAVAVAALLFVVANITFLAYGQQYTTGGIASIVYSLNPILTTFFTVWLLGEGSLDLRGYVGVLLGVVGVGLVAQPSPTDLAGDTTIGVALVFVAAVAVSFGSVATRWLEPDSEALPRTAWGMALGAVLLHGMSVAAGEPQPLPTALSPAVVFSLAFLGVFASAVGYAIYFGLLDLLGPFEINLVSYVVPVVATVAGAVVLSEPVTPLTVAGFVVVVVGFALVKREAIRRELREHPW; from the coding sequence GTGGGCGCGATCGTCGCGCTCGCGTACGTGTTCTGGCGCGCCGACGAGCCCGTCCCGCGCTCGCGGGCGGACCTCGGCGCGGTCGCCGTCGCGGCCCTGCTGTTCGTCGTCGCCAACATCACCTTCCTCGCGTACGGCCAGCAGTACACGACCGGCGGGATCGCGTCAATCGTCTACAGCCTCAACCCGATACTGACGACGTTCTTCACCGTGTGGCTGCTCGGGGAGGGAAGTCTCGACCTCCGGGGCTACGTCGGGGTGCTGCTCGGCGTGGTCGGGGTCGGACTCGTCGCCCAGCCGTCCCCCACCGATCTGGCCGGCGACACGACGATCGGCGTCGCGCTGGTGTTCGTCGCCGCCGTCGCCGTCTCCTTCGGGAGCGTCGCCACCCGCTGGCTGGAGCCCGACTCCGAGGCGCTTCCCCGGACCGCCTGGGGAATGGCGCTCGGCGCCGTGTTGCTCCACGGCATGAGCGTTGCCGCCGGCGAACCACAGCCGCTTCCGACGGCGCTGTCGCCGGCGGTGGTGTTCTCGCTGGCGTTCCTCGGCGTGTTCGCCTCGGCGGTCGGCTACGCCATCTACTTCGGCCTGCTTGACCTGCTGGGGCCGTTCGAGATCAACCTCGTGAGCTACGTCGTCCCCGTCGTCGCGACCGTCGCCGGCGCGGTCGTCCTCTCGGAGCCGGTGACGCCGCTGACCGTCGCCGGCTTCGTCGTGGTCGTCGTCGGGTTCGCGCTCGTGAAACGCGAGGCGATCCGTCGGGAGCTACGCGAGCATCCGTGGTGA
- the idsA3 gene encoding geranylfarnesyl diphosphate synthase: protein MTQDATAERVLAAVKQRRDRVNAAIDEDLPMAEPERLYEASRYILEAGGKRLRPTAALLVGEALAGVDADATTDYRSFPALDGEPFDLMRTAVSVEVIQSFTLIHDDIMDEDDLRRGEPAVHRAYDIETAILAGDTLYAKAFELLSDTGATPANTVEAVNRLASACTRICEGQSLDVEFETRDDVTPEEYLEMVELKTAVLYGASAAIPAVLMGADEETVEALYQYGVDSGRAFQIQDDVLDLTVPSEKLGKQRGSDLVEDKETLITLHARQQGVDVDALVSAETPAEVSEAEIDAAVSTLEEVGSIDYAREMAEDLTARSKERLTVLPEGPARDLLADLADYLITRGY, encoded by the coding sequence ATGACGCAGGACGCGACGGCCGAACGGGTGCTCGCGGCGGTGAAACAGCGCCGCGACCGCGTCAACGCCGCCATCGACGAGGACCTCCCGATGGCCGAGCCGGAGCGGCTGTACGAGGCCAGCCGGTACATCCTCGAGGCGGGCGGCAAGCGCCTCCGACCGACGGCGGCGCTCCTCGTCGGCGAGGCGCTTGCCGGCGTCGACGCCGACGCGACGACCGACTACCGGTCGTTCCCGGCGCTGGACGGCGAGCCGTTCGACCTCATGCGCACGGCTGTCAGCGTCGAGGTGATCCAGTCGTTCACCCTCATCCACGACGACATCATGGACGAGGACGACCTCCGGCGCGGCGAGCCGGCGGTCCACCGCGCGTACGACATCGAGACGGCGATCCTCGCCGGCGACACGCTGTACGCGAAGGCGTTCGAGCTGCTCTCGGACACCGGCGCCACCCCGGCGAACACGGTCGAGGCGGTCAATCGGCTCGCGTCCGCGTGTACCCGGATCTGCGAGGGGCAGTCGCTCGACGTGGAGTTCGAGACCCGCGACGACGTGACCCCCGAGGAGTACCTGGAGATGGTCGAGCTGAAGACAGCCGTGCTGTACGGCGCGTCGGCGGCCATCCCCGCGGTCCTCATGGGCGCCGACGAGGAGACGGTGGAGGCCCTGTACCAGTACGGCGTCGACTCCGGGCGCGCGTTCCAGATCCAGGACGACGTGCTCGATCTCACGGTCCCCTCCGAGAAGCTGGGCAAACAGCGCGGCTCGGACCTCGTCGAGGACAAGGAGACGCTCATCACGCTCCACGCGCGCCAGCAGGGCGTCGACGTGGACGCGCTCGTGAGCGCGGAGACGCCGGCCGAGGTGAGCGAGGCGGAGATCGACGCGGCCGTCTCGACGCTCGAGGAGGTCGGCTCCATCGACTACGCCCGCGAGATGGCCGAGGACCTCACCGCGCGCTCGAAGGAGCGCCTGACGGTGCTCCCCGAGGGGCCGGCACGCGACCTGCTCGCGGACCTGGCGGACTACCTCATCACCCGGGGCTACTGA